In the genome of Nerophis ophidion isolate RoL-2023_Sa linkage group LG28, RoL_Noph_v1.0, whole genome shotgun sequence, the window tttctctggaacaaaaacCAATACTCATAACTTGAAATGTTTCATTCTTTCAAAGGCAAAGTAGTTCAtttaagaaaacaaagacaaattgAACACTTTAAATCATTTCtaaggatgttgttttgcaattgaagacaacgcTTGTttgttctgtgatagggaaacaaaataaactatttaatgaatgtatgcaaagtaattATCTGTGAAaggatgtacaatattggcttttgcctgacacttCAAACTTTGATTAGTATTGATTTgggatatttaaaaataaaacctacattaaaaaattttaaaacccAATAATGGGAATGTCTGTTTTATCCACTAATgcaagtttgtaaaaaaaaaaaaaaaacatccttccacaaaaaaaaaaaaaaaaaaaaaatatatatatatatatatatgtgtgggaaaaatcagaagactcaatctctacagaactgtttcatgaggggttccctcaatcatcagattttaatggaagcattcacatacaatggtttatatagggcacagagtgggtaggtacaggcaggcgtaggggcgtggtgattggctcatgtgatACCTAAGAGGTGTTTCCGTCtctgacggcatgctgatatgatttcactgcacttgttgagtgatgacaggtctgggtgatatataataaacagtttctcttttataggttgcatcttttattaccattgttgtaaggtgtgctggatgcaagaatgttccatgttattgaatattcaacattattgtctttgaggttccaaatgtgcttgctgagttctgtagcaCTCCGTAAGGTCTGATTTCTAAaagaggccttgtgattattccatctagCTTTAAATTCTCctttggttaatcctacgtacatgtcggatgtgttaatgtccttgcgtgttaccttttcttggtaaacgactgatgtttgaaAGCAACCCCCGTTGAGGGGGCAATCATATCAGCATGccatcacagacggaaacacctcctaggtaacacatgagccaatcaacaCGGCCCTAcccctgcctgtacccacccactctgtgccctatataaaccattgtatgtgaatgcttccattaaaatttcctgatgattgagggaacccctcatgaaacacttctgtagagattaagtagtcttgtgatttttctcacacatacatattgcgctctaccaccaagacattatatatatccatccatccattttctaccgcttattccctttcggggtcgcggggggcgctggcgcctatctcagctacaatcgggcggaaggcggggtacaccctggacaagtcgccacctcatcgcagggccaacacagatagacagacaacagtcacactcacattcacacacgagggccaatttactgttgccaattaacctatccccaggtgcatgtctttggaggtgggaggaagccggagtacccggagggaacccacgaattcacggggagaacatgcaaactccacacagaaagatcccgagcctggatgacattatatatatatgtatatatatatgtatatatatatatatatatatatatatatatatatatataatcccaacacaatcatattacaaaagagagtaataaagatcattaacaaaatagattatagagacccaacaaatgattcataaagtcacattttaaaagTTAATAACAccactgttcaaatgatgtataaagtaaataataatatgattcCATAAGTGGTCGAGGAGATGTTTCAGATATGAACCAGTATATATGCATATCATATGCATATATACTATGGGATCACTAACAATTAAAcacaaatatgtaatatttaaatatttcaaactatgtaatctataaatgggcttcacggtggcagaggggttagtgcgtctgcctcacaatacgaagttcctgcagtcctgggttcaaatccaggctcgggatctttctgtgtggagtttgcatgttctccccgtgaatgcgtgggttccctccgggtactccggcttcctcccacttccaaagacatgcacctggggataggttgattggcaacactaaattggccctagtgtgtgaatgtgagtgtgactgttgtctgtctatctgtgttggccctgcgatgaggtggcgacttgtccagggtgtaccctgccttccgcccgattgtagctgagataggcgccagcgccccccgcgaccccgaaagggaataagcggtagaaaatggatggatggataatctataaatgtaaaagtagagctgggcgatatattgatatatatgatatatagcgggtttgtctctgtgcgatatagaaaatgactatatcgtaatattcgagtatacgttctcacgtagttgcttttagctgcgggcgtacacttcaggctctttccactctttcttgtgtctcctctcaGACAAGCAGGCAAAccttacacacgtcacgtcatacgtcacacactgtcacgtcatacgtcacacactgtcacgtcatacgtcacatacgtgtctgccctcacagagcagagaggtagcagactggactaagttagctgctaacgtagccgtacgagagaaagatgctgcggatctggtaacaaatgaaggaagaattaattcccaataaagacagcagggtttccatcgtcaggcggtggttcggcttcaagtgggaatatgtcgaacggacaagcgtaatttgtcaagtgtggggggaaaaaagcgTTGTTATAAAAAGTAGCgttactgttaatatgtagcatcgtttgaaaagtcactcgctagagaatgaagagaatttcataactcTAGTATCATACCACAAAGTGAAGGATGAatattatttgatttcctattatgcagctcctttttatttgacacttaaaatgtctccgacaatcttgcacttcatgttttggaaatgacttgaatgtttgtgccattgcttaataactttaataaatacacttttggtcaatcgACTTAGttctgatttccctctctgcatgaaagttgaaaagtagcatacagttgtgatcaaaatgattcaacccccacacaattttggtgttttagcaagttagacatttattccgtattttgtttatggtcatatcaaataaagatgtgtcaaatagacaaatgcaacctaaattgtaacactgtattttacaaaataccaaaaaaggacatttttcttaatatctcattgacaaaatgattcaaccccctagttccatgcatctttagtacttagtagaacagcctttggcagtaatgacatccttcaaaggtgatacataagcagacacaagcttcttgcaagcatctacaggtctggcgactgtgaaggccactccagagtcttccagcccttcttctgcaaccactctgatgttgatttggaggtatgcttgggatccttgtcctgttggaaggtccaacgtctcccaagcctcatcttcctcactgacttcatgacatttgcagctaatatatcctgctaggaaatagaattcataatgtcttgaacgcgctggagattcccggtacctgaggcagagaaacagccccagagcatgattgacccccccaccatgcttaacagtaggaaaggtgttcttctctttgtaagcttcattttttctcctccagacataacgttgattcataggcccaaagagttccacttttgtctcatcactacatagaacagtttcccaaaacctttggggtttgtccagatgatttttggcatactgaagtctattttccttgtgcctggaagtcagaagtggggtgcgcctgggagttctggcatggaggccttcatctcgtagtgcgcaccttattgtctgggacgaaacctgcgttcccccctctgcaatgtcccgTTGTAGttctcagctgttacccgggggtttttcaccactgtacgcacacagcatcctctttctaccacgcccaggtagtgtttccactgtgcctttagctttaaacttgcgaattatgctcccaactgtgtctcttggaatgtgtaatgtctttgctattttcttacatccatatcctttcttataaaGAGAAAGTACCTCctttcttgacttctttgaccactccctggacttcaccatgttgcaaatacaccattgaccatctaaaagaagctgagcgtcacagtctttttcaatcagtttaattgttgctcgttatggttctaatcacatctacaggtgttttcaacacctgattgaaaagaccttattcaaattctgttctcaagagttatgatcttcaaggggttgaataattttgtcaaagaGATATTAaatttggtatgttacaaaatataatgttgtaattcaagttgcatttgtctatttaatgcatctttatttgatatgactataaacgaaatacagaataaatgtacaacttgctaaaacaccaaaattgtgtgggggttgaatagttttgatcacaactgtatatgaatgcagtatgaagaataatgttttaatgtagacacatagaaatcatcatactgctctgattatatgtatcaagtgttcattcaagttcaaggcaaaatatcgtaatatatatcatatcgtgatatggcctaaaaatatcgcaaaatttaaaaaaggcaatatcgcccagctctatgtGGAAGCATATAAaaaagattgttacacaaacaacattGTCACAAATGTGTTATGTGTTGATGTTGTTACAAAGTCAAAATtaaagttttgacagtttatttcaaatcctgcatttttatttgctgctgctgttctcaccagcacacttgtgtttcgtACACttgtacttagaagacaatctttcaccacacacactgcaactcaacactttctcacctgggtgtgttctcatgtgtcttacaaggtTTGGTCGTTCACAGAAGCTTCTattgcagattgaacatgaatgtgatttttcaccagtgtgtgttctagtgtgtcttttcaaatgttgactttctgtaaaacctttaccacaggttgagcaggaaaacggtttttcgccagtgtgcgttctcatgtgtactttcaaatattgactttgtgtaaaacctttaccacaggttgaacaggaaaaaggtttaaCACCGGTGTGCGTTCTCATATGTACTTTTACAGACTGTCGATGTACAAAATCtttaccacaaattgaacaggaaaaagtttTCTCTCCactgtgtattgtcatgtgttctttcaaactctgactttgtgtaaaacctttaccacaggttgaacaggaaaaaggtttttcaccagtgtgtgttctcatgtgcactttcaaattgtgactttttgtaaaacctttaccacatactgagcaggtaaaaggtttttctccagtgtgactTCTAATGTGTCTTCTACAATTACTACGGTCATTAAACGTTTTGTCGCATAGAGAACATTTAAagcgagtgttgtcagtgtgacatgtcttatcatctttagagtcttcatcatcagtgtctggagagtgtgaggttgtgtcctcactatctgatagtggagctaagagcttgtctgcttgtgatcctccacagtggtctccatcagcttctgttgtcatgtgttgtgttgagctgctgcttggaggctccccccctacCCTcgcctcactttcacctttgacctcatcaccttcactcttcacaatgactctcatcactgggaactcctccaaccatttaggctgact includes:
- the LOC133544998 gene encoding zinc finger and SCAN domain-containing protein 2-like — protein: MKMKKKNVKRADCRESTSKEKEVSKMLINVDEEHLPHEQEEEPHSSHIHEEEEVLHSKQIKEGGDEPQSPKVKEEDETPRTHNDEVTLHIKGQAEDPLLLHIKNEEEDPLTPHFKENEAEQEPHIKEEEEEHSISQPKWLEEFPVMRVIVKSEGDEVKGESEARVGGEPPSSSSTQHMTTEADGDHCGGSQADKLLAPLSDSEDTTSHSPDTDDEDSKDDKTCHTDNTRFKCSLCDKTFNDRSNCRRHIRSHTGEKPFTCSVCGKGFTKSHNLKVHMRTHTGEKPFSCSTCGKGFTQSQSLKEHMTIHSGEKTFSCSICGKDFVHRQSVKVHMRTHTGVKPFSCSTCGKGFTQSQYLKVHMRTHTGEKPFSCSTCGKGFTESQHLKRHTRTHTGEKSHSCSICNRSFCERPNLVRHMRTHPGEKVLSCSVCGERLSSKYKCTKHKCAGENSSSK